Within Burkholderia cepacia GG4, the genomic segment CGCGAACCTCATCGCCCGCTTCCTCGGCCATGCCGGGTACAGCTACGTGTTTCGCGGCGAAGCGGGCAACCTCGACCACGCACTCGCGACGTCGCCGCTCGCCGCGCGCGTGAAGGCGGTGCATGTGTGGCACATCAACGCCGACGAGCCGGTTGCCCTGCAATCCGTGCCCGATTACAAAACCGCGGCGCAACGGGCAGCGTATTACGCACCCGACGCATATCGTTCGTCGGATCACGATCCGCTCGTCATCGACCTTGCGCTGGCGGAAGACGGCTCATGAGCCGCTGCGGGCACAAACCCTGCTCCACGAAGCACTGCGATTGGTGCAATTGCATCAACACCCCGCGTGCAACGGCACTATTTACCTGACGGCCCGGGCGACGCCATATTTACCGGACATTCGCTTCATGCAATTGCCCGCCCCGCTTCATCGCGAATTTTTTTCAATGGCCGTGTGGCCCCGTGCGGCGGGGCTTCCCGGGAAGCCTGCCGACGAATTGAAAATTTGTCTCGAAACTCAATTGGATGATGTGAATCACACTGGATGCTGGGATTCGTCTTATCTTCAAATTGGCCTGTAAATCAAATCGAAGGAGGATAAACACCATGGCGCTCACCGACTCGATCGAACACAAGCTGGATCGCGGCCTGTCCGACATCCGTCGCACCGGCCGGCGCGTGGGACGCACGACGCGCTCCGCGGTCCGCGATCTGCATGCGGACGTCACCGACGATCTGCGCGGGCTGGTCGACGAACTCGAAGATCTGCTGAAGAACGATGGCGACGGCGATATCGCCGCGCTGCGCAAGCGCGTGCAGTCGCGGCTCGACGAAGCCCGCAGCACGCTCGACCACGCGTCGGGCACTGCGACCGCCCGGCTGCGCGATTCGGCCGAACGCGTATCGCAAGCCGTGCACGACAACCCGTGGCAGACCGCCGGCGTCGTAGCGGGCCTCGCGTTCGCCGTGGGCCTGCTCCTTGCCCGCCGTTGACCGGGGCTGCCCGCACCACCGCCCGCCCCGCCCGTCCTCAATCCGACAACGAAGGAGAATCGCCATGCAAAAGTCCCTCGCACTGAAAGCAGCCGCCGCCGTCATGCTCGGCAGCCTCGCGCTCGCCGGCTGCACCACCACGCCCGACAAACCGGACAATGCAGCGGCCAGCGCGTCGAAGCGACAGTCGATCGACGCGAGCGTGAATGCGACGCTGTCGCGCCTCTATTCGACGGTCCCGGGTTCGCGCGAACTCGTCGCGAAATCGCGCGGCGTGCTGGTATTCCCGACCGTGCTGCAGGCCGGCTTCATCGTCGGCGGCCAGTCCGGCAACGGCGCGCTGCGCGTCGGCGGCAGCACCGTCGGCTACTACAACACGTCGTCGCTGTCGGTCGGCCTGCAGGCCGGCGCGCAATCGAAAGCGATCGTGTTCCTGTTCATGACGCAGGATGCGCTCGACTCGTTCCGCAAGTCCGACGGCTGGGCGGCCGGCGCAGACGCGTCGGTCGCGGTCGTGAAGGTCGGCGCGAACGGCGCGCTCGACACCACGACGGCCACCGCGCCGGTCGAGGTGCTGATCCTGACCAACGCGGGCCTGATGGGCGACCTGTCGGTGAACGGCACCAAGGTCTCCAAGCTCAACATCTGACGATCCTGCGCGGCATCGTCGCGTCCGCCCCCCGGCAACGCCGCGGCCCCGCCGCGGCGTTTTCGCGTGCGCCGCGTGCAGCGGCTATGATGGCGGCACCTTTGCGGGCATACTGCCCATCGGGCCGCCCCTGCGGCGCGCGGCGCCGCGAACCCGTGACGTTCGCGAGCCGATCGCGCCCGAGGCAACGAGATTCAATCAAACCAGGCATCAATCTGCGCGAATCATCCATGGATAGCGGACACGATCACCAAAAATTCTTCTATTTCCTGCTGTTCGCGGTCACCGTCGGACTGTGCTGGATTCTCGCGCCATTCTCCGGTGCCGTCTTCTGGGGCACCATTCTCGCCATCCTGTTCCAGCCCGTGCAGCGCTGGCTCGCCGCACGCTTCGGCAAGCGGCGCAATCTGGCCGCGCTCGTGACGATGTCGCTCATCATCCTGATCGTGATCCTGCCGCTCGTGTTCGTCATGGCGACGCTCGTGCAGGAAATCGCATACGTGTACCAGGAACTGAAGAGCGCGCAGCCGAATTATTCGCAGTACTTCCACGACATCATTCACGCGCTGCCGACGTCGATCCAGAACCTGCT encodes:
- a CDS encoding DUF883 family protein — encoded protein: MALTDSIEHKLDRGLSDIRRTGRRVGRTTRSAVRDLHADVTDDLRGLVDELEDLLKNDGDGDIAALRKRVQSRLDEARSTLDHASGTATARLRDSAERVSQAVHDNPWQTAGVVAGLAFAVGLLLARR
- a CDS encoding YSC84-related protein, which codes for MQKSLALKAAAAVMLGSLALAGCTTTPDKPDNAAASASKRQSIDASVNATLSRLYSTVPGSRELVAKSRGVLVFPTVLQAGFIVGGQSGNGALRVGGSTVGYYNTSSLSVGLQAGAQSKAIVFLFMTQDALDSFRKSDGWAAGADASVAVVKVGANGALDTTTATAPVEVLILTNAGLMGDLSVNGTKVSKLNI